From Xiphophorus maculatus strain JP 163 A chromosome 12, X_maculatus-5.0-male, whole genome shotgun sequence, the proteins below share one genomic window:
- the LOC106700491 gene encoding thyroid adenoma-associated protein homolog isoform X4, whose product MSFENLIKSLQDCFITEDSTPGNGCQTLQLFVDKLSESSRSSVKRSKERSLEEAAQLLRQIPEAQLRGLEEEHLLLLVRLLLSLQLEMVSISTACRKVDQMLQHLAAKVDHKLVYKETLHSFNAIVHSDQVLSLEDLQRACMYLEDSVVGREVWRESFMPMLQRVSESLPAVLQEESQRDGLICYITAKVCLQAFQLLPNEVAPLVWEENHSKEAVQRILQALIDILGQCCNRDTRLLAGTAVAMLINTASESTAAGAAAWNLLQASHPQPCQLTVGVLQVTCDPVGKDRVDRLAVSRGLLTCCRPHILLSPSHDTTQACLLLEGLFPLVYALCEEKQDCHYFAFEVLTMWLKRVKECVTDLWRMTGSRLLPDDSKLLQQLTHIIWTNAESPVEGVPEFASSAFTLLLNLYALDSEQFCDTSKTFYFTLLERLLKLPWEAKAKYHRLCALLPHVGAELVLDQYTEVSRHLLNCLSTNHLSPCGSEFYKCLIQQQRRELPVSLTEVDLAGRWANSWQPLLLEALTSEVTLLQTNSSTHLLPCTLKVFPSAAHHLLASLNPQKPGHLHAWACVLSSYRAISGCSPWALHGSSTFKTLQLALGSADDKVRLAALNLLCCSPKTRDVPSAEEITILKEFIPQNLNCESSPFRQHLQAAVRRFLVRIRDGCLAHIRGVKGKKKEDVSHENRKDVLEQGIGFVEWLGELPYSFLSPGHSYQRKKTVLLLLSAVLETCTDTWSPDKKKGQPPANIGLLIDCARQRGQWDFFCRTKQLLLISCLEDSTNEIRELSAGLLLRFFPPSFPADIAEVLETRSMQLLRSPRVQEAQMGALMMKMLLQKSGHRCSLSCTANAGRNLCVVRVLLKELEEHHLTAKADMMLSARTKPIHGVLCALQRCLLEAADDIYTTLDHSLMTKLLDLLENISLLLLAVLHGDCEARVSEKYAPPSFCDMGNAISSLISQQSGGGQTDEEECVLLSEEHSLVLTCCWVSLKETGILLGSLVEKVLKESKKHSACLLTKRDLMRASDVFKDILLKCRHWGAVEGCGLGFTKFCTSLLNSSDSDLKDIPAQMLKDGLQVVQCPGSTSVTRRAAGLPMLILCILSSEEISKARPLLALSMQTLLDTARRPLDENWDQTLDLPQVCAVHTLQALVRGAGLGAAVLQFAPAVAVLSLTLLRSPCWAMRNAALQLYSSLCSRMLGQRSSSVEAGPTQHSMSPAAFFFHYPTLQAVLLGELRGAAQHLHRPTAGAKLHLQPSLYPILTLLAHLQPGVQDSPETLLDFLPPLLQLSASPIYSVRVMASKALVAMTPPSGYFDLLLKLTSQLPGPQESCNHNRLHGQLLQMKALLDRALCSDSVLSDDLREVVNRIHSSMWLGTTAQCCPLVRAAYLSVAGSLRRYSCETFLLQLSDRLMHDLHAPQQILQVGLSSFHQQAFHFLCADPKWACQTWESFSEASPELRLSLVTWLLDSQDWQQIDLKEVIQRVLQSNLKEALLGDSVDYRTTYLTALVSVMTGGGSALPQPLSDSELCLSECLHLLLQDLEIQKGGPEYLSQALHAASLLLSHVSDFSLKTSMLQRWCSILECQRAPEAPEVLRIVCSEALCAAGLPLINNLRDHSSLPAIMMRLINTGLYLLQDQSQEVRQKAACFASLLHHSRRGNNQRSVCIMQINQALLLLLDLLLQECWDTPGALEVLLSHLAQTDLRSVLREASPTRGSCSLYEQDEANVFAEPSVMSAHMLPYLLQMAEKSSQSSALAQTLTAWAEKNTAQVLDNLTDCEQLLPAETLSPSWLALLVDPRFHCALGGLFARAVFLLHLLKTSACTQHHCDPLSMQMRLQTVCTLLTQNGVHFTPALAATVSAEEARL is encoded by the exons ATGTCGTTTGAAAACCTGATAAAAAGTCTTCAGGACTGCTTCATCACTGAAGATTCAACACCTGGAAATGGCTGCCAGACCCTCCAGCTATTTGTCGATAAACTGTCTGAATCCTCCAG GAGCAGCGTTAAAAGGAGCAAGGAGCGCAGTTTGGAGGAGGCAGCCCAGCTGCTGAGACAGATCCCAGAGGCACAGCTCCGTGGTTTGGAGGAAGAGCACCTCCTGCTTCTGGTCAGACTCCTCTTATCCCTGCAGCTGGAGATGGTCAGCATCTCTACAGCCTGTCGTAAGGTGGACCAG ATGCTGCAGCATTTGGCAGCAAAGGTGGACCACAAACTGGTCTATAAGGAGACTCTCCACAGTTTTAATGCCATAGTCCACAGTGATCAG GTTCTCTCGTTGGAGGATTTGCAGAGAG CATGCATGTACCTGGAGGACAGCGTAGTTGGTCGAGAGGTTTGGCGAGAATCCTTCATGCCAATGCTGCAGAGAGtatctgaatctcttcctgctGTGCTACAGGAAGAATCTCAGAGAGATGGGCTGATCTGTTATATTACTGCCAAG GTGTGTCTTCAAGCGTTTCAGCTGTTGCCCAACGAAGTTGCTCCTCTGGTGTGGGAGGAAAACCACAGCAAAGAAGCAGTGCAGAGGATTCTGCAGGCTCTTATTGACATACTTGGACAG TGCTGCAACAGGGACACGCGTCTTTTGGCGGGCACAGCGGTGGCGATGCTGATCAACACTGCATCCGAGAGTACAGCCGCTGGAGCTGCAGCCTGGAATCTGCTGCAGGCCTCTCATCCAC AGCCCTGCCAGCTGACTGTGGGGGTCCTGCAGGTGACATGTGACCCTGTAGGGAAGGACAGAGTGGACCGGCTGGCTGTGAGCAGAGGCCTCCTCACCTGCTGTCGACCTCACATCTTACTAAGTCCAAGCCACGACACCACACAG GCCTGTTTGCTGCTGGAAGGTTTGTTTCCTCTTGTTTATGCATTGTGTGAGGAGAAGCAGGATTGTCACTACTTTGCCTTTGAGG TGTTAACAATGTGGCTGAAGAGAGTGAAGGAATGTGTGACGGATCTGTGGAGGATGACCGGCTCCCGTCTCCTGCCCGACGACAGCAAGCTCCTGCAGCAGCTTACACACATTATCTGGACCAATGCAGAAAGCCCA GTGGAAGGGGTGCCTGAGTTTGCGAGCAGTGCCTTTACTCTGTTGCTGAACCTTTATGCCTTGGACTCTGAGCAGTTTTGTGACACCAgcaagactttttattttaccctGCTTGAACGATTATTGAAACTGCCCTGGGAGGCCAAAGCCAAATACCATCGCCTTTGTGCTCTGCTGCCTCATGTGGGAGCTGAGCTG GTGCTGGATCAATACACTGAAGTATCTCGCCATCTCCTGAACTGCCTATCGACCAATCACCTGTCCCCGTGTGGCTCAGAGTTTTATAAGTGTCtgatccagcagcagaggcGAGAGCTTCCTGTCTCACTCACTGAAGTGGACCTGGCCGGGCGCTGGGCGAACAGCTGGCAGCCTCTCCTCCTGGAGGCTCTGACATCTGAAGTGACTCTCCTACAGACCAACAGCTCAACACATTTACTGCCCTGCACCCTCAAGGTTTTTCCCTCGGCCGCGCATCACCTGCTGGCCTCCCTGAACCCTCAAAAGCCAGGCCACCTGCACGCCTGGGCGTGCGTCCTGAGCTCCTACCGAGCCATCAGCGGCTGTTCTCCCTGGGCTCTGCATGGGAGCTCCACCTTTAAAACCCTGCAGCTGGCTCTCGGGTCTGCAGACGACAAAGTGCGTCTGGCTGCCCTCAACTTGCTCTGCTGCAGCCCAAAGACCAGAGATGTCCCCTCTGCAGAGGAGATCACGATACTGAAGGAGTTTATCCCCCAGAATCTGAATTGCGAGTCCTCACCTTTTCGGCAGCACCTTCAGGCTGCGGTGAGAAGGTTTCTGGTTCGTATCAGAGATGGCTGCTTGGCACACATCAGAGGAGTCAAgggcaaaaagaaagaagatgtCAGCCATGAAAACAGAAAGGATGTTCTGGAGCAAGGGATTg GTTTTGTGGAGTGGTTAGGCGAGCTTCCATACAGCTTTCTGTCACCTGGACACAGCTATCAGAGGAAGAAGACggtgctgttgttgttgtctgcagTCCTGGAGACGTGCACAGATACCTGGAGCCCCGACAAAAAGAAGGGACAGCCACCGG CAAATATAGGACTTCTTATTGACTGTGCCAGACAGAGAGGACAGTGGGATTTCTTCTGCAGAACCAAGCAGCTGCTTCTTATCAGTTGTCTAGAGGATTCTACAAATGAG ATCCGGGAGCTCTCGGCTGGCTTGTTGTTGAGATTTTTCCCTCCCAGTTTCCCTGCTGATATCGCGGAAGTCCTGGAGACGAGGAGTATGCAGCTTCTGCGCAGCCCACGGGTGCAGGAGGCTCAGATGGGAGCGCTCATGATGAAGATGCTCCTCCAAAA ATCAGGACATCGGTGCAGCCTGAGCTGTACTGCCAACGCTGGAAGGAACCTGTGTGTAGTCAGAGTCCTGCTGAAGGAGCTAGAGGAGCATCATCTGACAGCCAAAGCAGACATGATGCTCTCTGCCAGAACCAAGCCTATACACG GAGTGTTGTGTGCTCTTCAGAGGTGTTTGCTTGAAGCAGCTGATGATATCTATACCACACTTGACCACAGTCTGATGACCAAGTTGTTGGATCTGCTGGAGAAtatttctctgctgctgcttgcgGTTCTGCATGGAGATTGTGAGGCTCGTgtctctgaaaaat ATGCTCCCCCGTCCTTTTGTGACATGGGAAACGCCATCAGCTCTCTGATATCCCAACAGTCTGGAGGTGGCCAAACAGACGAGGAGGAGTGTGTCCTGCTGTCTGAAGAGCACAGCCTTGTTCTCACCTGCTGCTGGGTCTCTCTAAAG GAAACGGGAATACTTTTAGGTTCGTTGGTGGAGAAAGTTCTGAAAGAATCCAAGAAACATTCTGCGTGTCTTCTAACTAAACGGGATTTAATGAGGGCGTCAGACGTATTCAAGGATATTCTTCTAAAATGCCGCCACTGG GGGGCAGTAGAGGGCTGCGGTTTAGGCTTCACAAAGTTCTGTACGTCTCTTCTGAACAGCAGTGATTCAGACCTCAAGGATATTCCTGCCCAAATGCTGAAAGAT GGACTGCAGGTTGTTCAGTGCCCTGGCTCTACGTCTGTGACCCGACGGGCTGCAGGGCTGCCCATGCTGATCCTGTGCATTCTCTCATCAGAGGAGATCAGTAAGGCGAGGCCGCTGTTAGCTCTCAGTATGCAAACCCTGCTGGACACCGCCAGACGTCCCCTCGATGAGAACTGGGACCAAACCCTGGACCTCCCACAG GTATGTGCGGTTCACACTCTGCAGGCGTTGGTGCGTGGCGCAGGTTTGGGGGCAGCTGTTCTTCAGTTTGCTCCTGCTGTAGCCGTCTTGTCTCTGACTCTGCTCCGATCTCCATGCTGGGCCATGAGGAATGCTGCACTGCAACTTTACA GCTCTCTTTGCTCTCGAATGCTTGGCCAGCGGTCCAGCAGTGTAGAGGCTGGCCCCACGCAACACAGCATGTCCCCTGCTGCCTTCTTCTTTCACTACCCTACGCTTCAAGCTGTCCTCCTGGGCGAGCTGAGAGGGGCGGCGCAACACCTCCATAGGCCAACCGCTGGGGCCAAGTTGCATCTGCAGCCCTCACTCTACCCGATCCTAACTCTGCTGGCCCACCTCCAGCCTGGCGTTCAAGACTCACCAGA AACGTTGTTGGACTTCCTGCCTCCGTTACTCCAGCTATCTGCCAGTCCCATTTATAGTGTCAGAGTAATGGCCTCCAAAGCTCTGGTTGCCATGACACCTCCTTCAGGGTACTTTGACCTCCTCCTAAAGCTGACCTCTCAGCTCCCTGGTCCGCAGGAGTCCTGCAACCACAACCGGCTCCATGGCCAGCTGCTACAGATGAAGGCCTTACTGGACCGAGCTCTCTGCTCAGACAG TGTCCTTTCTGACGACCTCCGTGAAGTGGTGAACAGGATCCATTCTTCAATGTGGCTGGGGACCACGGCTCAGTGCTGCCCCCTGGTGAGAGCAGCGTACCTCAGTGTGGCTGGCTCCCTGAGAAGATATTCCTGCGAGACTTTCCTGTTGCAGCTCAGTGACAGACTTATGCATGATCTTCATGCGCCTCAGCAGATTCTTCAG GTTGGCTTGTCATCGTTCCATCAGCAAGCCTTTCACTTCCTCTGTGCAGATCCAAAGTGGGCTTGTCAAACTTGGGAGAGTTTTTCTGAAGCCTCCCCTGAGCTGAGGCTCTCGCTGGTCACTTGGTTGCTGGACAGCCAGGACTGGCAGCAAATCGACTTGAAAGAAGTGATCCAGAGGGTGTTGCAG TCAAACTTGAAGGAGGCTTTGTTGGGCGACAGCGTGGATTACCGCACCACATACCTCACGGCTCTGGTTTCTGTGATGACCGGTGGTGGCTCTGCTTTGCCTCAGCCGCTTTCCGACTCAGAACTTTGTTTGTCCGAGTGTTTGCATTTATTACTTCAAGACCTAGAAATCCAGAAAGGTGGACCAGAGTACCTCTCTCAAGCTCTACATGCTGCTAGCCTGCTGCTTTCCCATGTGTCAGATTTCAG CCTGAAGACATCTATGCTTCAGCGTTGGTGCAGTATCCTGGAGTGTCAGCGGGCTCCAGAGGCCCCAGAAGTCCTCAGGATAGTGTGCAGTGAAGCTCTATGTGCAGCTGGACTCCCGCTCATCAACAACCTCAGAGATCACAGCTCTCTCCCTGCCATCATGATGAG GTTGATCAACACAGGCCTGTACCTGCTACAGGACCAAAGCCAGGAGGTGAGGCAGAAAGCTGCCTGTTTTGCCTCTTTGCTGCATCATTCAAGACGAGGTAACAACCAGAGGAGTGTCTGCATTATGCAGATCAACCaagctctgctgctcctcttggacctgctgctgcaggaatgcTGGGATACTCCTGGTGCGCTGGAGGTGCTGCTGTCCCACCTAGCTCAGACTGACCTCAGATCAGTGCTGAGAGAAGCCTCACCAACAAGAGG GAGTTGCAGTCTGTATGAGCAGGATGAGGCCAATGTGTTTGCAGAACCCTCCGTCATGTCTGCACACATGCTGCCCTACCTGCTGCAGATGGCTGAGAAATCGTCTCAATCCTCTGCTCTGGCACAGACTCTGACTGCATGGGCAGAGAAGAATACTGCCCAGGTGCTGGATAACCTCACAGACTGTGAACAGCTCCTGCCAG ctgAAACATTGTCTCCGTCTTGGTTGGCTCTCCTTGTGGATCCCCGTTTCCACTGCGCCCTGGGGGGCCTCTTCGCCAGAGCTGTCTTTCTTCTTCATCTGCTGAAAACCTCTGCTTGCACTCAGCATCACTGTGATCCTTTAAGCATGCAGATGCGTTTGCAGACAGTTTGCACTCTTCTCACTCAGAATGGTGTTCATTTTACACCTGCCTTAGCAGCTACTGTGTCTGCGGAAGAGGCACGACTGTGA